In the Malaclemys terrapin pileata isolate rMalTer1 chromosome 12, rMalTer1.hap1, whole genome shotgun sequence genome, one interval contains:
- the LOC128846746 gene encoding olfactory receptor 10C1-like: MWKSNQTCVTEIVFLGFSDFQALQVLLFVVVFTFYMVALLGNSLIVIVTVTDRALCTPMYFFLRNLSFLEIGYTSVMIPKMLLNLLLETQTISFAGCGAQMCFFILFGITECCLLSVMAYDRYVAICHPLQYTLVMNQRVCIQMAAVSWSVGTLVAFGQTVSIFTLPFCGSNSISHFFCDILPVLRLATTDTRKNEAAVAIVTVVFIFIPFLLILLSYILILFTILRMPSAEGRRKAFSTCSSHLIVVSLFYGTVTFTYVRPKSVYSLGSDRLLSLLYTVVTPMFNPIVYSLRNKEVRSALRKSINRYSYLEIKVLHCERENGTFWPLMNLK; this comes from the exons ATGTGGAAGAGCAACCAGACCTGTGTGACAGAGATTGTGTTCCTGGGGTTCTCAGATTTCCAGGCACTGCAAGTCCTGCTCTTTGTGGTGGTGTTCACCTTCTACATGGTGGCCCTGCTGGGTAACTCTCTGATAGTTATTGTCACGGTGACAGATCGGGCTCTTTGCACCCCGATGTATTTCTTCCTCAGGAACTTGTCCTTCTTGGAAATTGGCTACACCTCGGTCATGATCCCCAAGATGCTGCTGAACCTGCTGTTGGAGACCCAGACCATCTCCTTTGCAGGCTGCGGTGCTCAGATGTGCTTCTTCATTCTCTTCGGCATCACGGAGTGCTGCCTTCTCTCCGTCATGGCGTACGACCGCTATGTGGCCATATGCCACCCCCTGCAATACACCCTGGTTATGAACCAGAGAGTCTGCATTCAGATGGCAGCTGTTTCATGGTCCGTTGGTACTTTGGTGGCTTTCGGTCAAACAGTGTCAATATTTACTCTGCCTTTCTGTGGGTCTAATAGTATCagccatttcttctgtgacattCTCCCTGTGCTCAGACTGGCCACCACAGACACCCGCAAGAATGAAGCTGCCGTTGCCATAGTCACGGTGGTCTTTATCTTCATCCCATTTTTGCTCATTCTCTTGTCCTATATCCTCATCCTCTTCACCATCCTGAGGATGCCCTCGGCCGAGGGCCGGcgcaaagccttctccacctgctcctcacaCCTCATTGTGGTTTCTCTCTTCTATGGGACAGTCACATTCACCTACGTGAGGCCCAAGTCGGTCTATTCTCTGGGCAGCGACAGGCTGCTCTCTCTGCTCTACACGGTGGTGACACCCATGTTCAACCCCATTGTTTACAGTCTAAGGAACAAGGAGGTGAGGAGTGCACTCAGAAAGTCAATA AACAGATATTCCTACTTGGAGATTAAGGTACTACACTGTGAGAGGGAGAACGGCACATTCTGGCCCTTGATGAATTTAAAGTAG
- the LOC128846745 gene encoding olfactory receptor 12D1-like: MVVDATFSLFAFLLLCPLPSTAMENQTVVSEFVLLGLTHLLVLQCPLFVLFLLLYVTSLLGNGAIIAVVLAEPRLHTPMYFFLGNLSCLDIFYCTVTIPKMLVSFLWRRQTISFAGCLAQLHFFHFLGSSEAMLLAVMAYDCYVAICNPLHYRLVMSPQTCLLLAVATWSNGFLHALMHTVMISQVNFCGPNEIQHFFCDIKPLLSLACSSIHLNLTLLNIITGGIGLGSFVLTLLSYLYIISFLLLKVCSQKSRRKAFSTCISHLMVVALLYVPVIFNYMLSSAGSSSEREMVATLMYSIVTPALNPLIYTLRNQEVKSALRKALRRNCFLGKE, encoded by the coding sequence ATGGTGGTGGATGCTACCTTCAGCCTATTTGCTTTTCTCCTGCTTTGTCCTCTTCCCTCCACAGCAATGGAGAACCAGACAGTGGTGAGCGAGTTCGTCCTCCTGGGCCTGACCCATCTCCTGGTACTACAGTGCCCTCTCTTCGTTCTCTTCCTCCTGCTCTACGTGACCAGTCTGTTGGGTAATGGGGCCATCATAGCTGTGGTGCTGGCTGAGCCCCggcttcacacccccatgtacttcttcctgggcaaCCTCTCCTGCCTGGACATCTTCTACTGCACGGTCACCATTCCCAAGATGCTGGTCAGCTTCCTCTGGAGGCGCCAAACCATCTCCTTTGCTGGCTGTCTGGCCCAGCTCCACTTCTTCCACTTTCTGGGCAGCAGTGAGGCCATGCTGCTGGCTGTCATGGCCTATGACTGCTATGTTGCCATTTGCAACCCGCTGCACTACAGGCTGGTCATGAGCCCACAGACCTGCCTGCTCCTGGCAGTGGCCACCTGGTCCAATGGCTTCCTGCATGCCCTGATGCACACGGTCATGATATCTCAGGTGAATTTCTGTGGCCCCAATGAAATCCAGCACTTCTTCTGTGACATCAAGCCCCTGCTGAGCCTGGCCTGTAGCAGCATCCACCTCAATTTGACCCTGCTCAACATCATTACCGGGGGCATTGGTCTGGGTTCCTTTGTCCTCACACTCCTCTCCTACCTCTACATCATCTCCTTCCTTCTCCTGAAGGTCTGCTCCCAGAAAAGCAGGAGAaaggccttctccacctgcatctcccaccTCATGGTAGTGGCACTGCTCTATGTGCCGGTCATCTTCAATTATATGCTCTCCTCTGCGGGAAGCTCCTCTGAGAGGGAGATGGTTGCCACCCTCATGTACAGCattgtcacccctgccctgaaccccctgatCTACACCCTGAGGAACCAGGAAGTGAAATCTGCTCTGAGGAAAGCGCTAAGGAGAAACTGCTTCCTTGGAAAAGAATAA